One stretch of Zingiber officinale cultivar Zhangliang chromosome 6B, Zo_v1.1, whole genome shotgun sequence DNA includes these proteins:
- the LOC121991618 gene encoding uncharacterized protein LOC121991618 has product MANYLAQRRPVYECTDAQIEAAKGFLAIIRLYLDSFCSNLRSHTITNVQSNNDKVSVLLTDSYMDSFPYHDRPFMKFFVDTQLFSVQTDLVVLAFCQKD; this is encoded by the exons ATGGCAAA CTACCTAGCCCAAAGAAGACCTGTGTATGAGTGCACAGATGCCCAG ATTGAAGCTGCTAAAGGTTTCTTGGCAATTATTAGGTTGTATCTTGATTCATTTTGCTCCAATCTACGATCCCACACTATCACAAATGTGCAATCTAACAATGACAAG GTTTCAGTGCTGTTGACAGATAGTTATATGGATTCTTTTCCATATCACGACAGACCTTTTATGAAG TTTTTTGTGGATACACAGCTTTTCTCTGTACAGACAGACCTGGTTGTTCTTGCATTTTGCCAAAAGGATTAG